A genomic region of Methanobacterium formicicum DSM 3637 contains the following coding sequences:
- a CDS encoding tetratricopeptide repeat protein yields the protein MSSWNLKQLFFIAIASVFWVLSFIFNNFLQLILFLGFVFILPFILNKFFTKYDDRVYIVIVTSILLLSTIFYSIWTKNSDLFNIGTYTPFLAGLIFAFELTWDRRKYYEKITIFRKGIEFLEEKKFTEALDKFDETLELDPKYLPASINRALTLGFLERHNEAINASNDILLRHPNNFIVLNLKAHALLKVGKCDEALEIVERTLKEPSLDDNLLFVALVNKGEILFEKGSYHETIEYYEQALEKVPLKKTWKLQGSNISLTVLNYEIAKVWFSKGNAYQKLQQLDEALNSFEEALKLDPENQEVLKAKKELLGLMNYVL from the coding sequence ATGAGTTCGTGGAATTTAAAACAATTATTTTTCATAGCTATTGCCAGTGTTTTTTGGGTTCTTTCATTCATTTTTAATAATTTTTTACAACTAATTTTATTTTTAGGTTTTGTATTTATTTTACCTTTCATTCTGAATAAATTTTTCACAAAATATGATGATAGGGTGTATATTGTTATTGTAACATCAATTTTGTTGTTATCAACTATTTTCTATTCTATTTGGACTAAAAATAGTGATTTATTTAATATTGGGACGTATACTCCGTTTTTAGCAGGTTTAATTTTTGCTTTTGAATTAACTTGGGACCGGCGTAAATATTATGAAAAAATCACAATATTCCGTAAAGGAATTGAATTTTTAGAGGAGAAAAAATTCACTGAAGCTTTGGATAAATTTGATGAAACATTGGAATTGGATCCAAAATATCTTCCGGCCTCAATTAATAGAGCATTAACATTAGGGTTTCTAGAAAGACATAATGAGGCTATAAATGCATCTAATGACATTCTATTGAGACATCCTAATAATTTTATAGTATTAAACCTCAAAGCGCATGCTCTTCTTAAAGTGGGAAAATGTGATGAAGCTCTTGAAATTGTAGAAAGAACTCTTAAAGAACCATCATTGGATGATAATTTGCTGTTTGTTGCGCTTGTAAATAAAGGAGAAATATTATTTGAAAAAGGAAGTTACCATGAAACAATTGAATATTATGAGCAAGCATTAGAAAAAGTACCCCTCAAAAAAACATGGAAACTTCAAGGGTCTAACATTTCACTGACTGTATTAAATTATGAAATAGCAAAGGTTTGGTTTAGTAAAGGAAACGCCTATCAAAAACTCCAACAACTTGATGAAGCATTGAATTCTTTTGAAGAAGCTTTAAAATTAGATCCTGAAAATCAGGAAGTTTTAAAGGCTAAGAAAGAGCTTTTGGGGCTGATGAATTATGTCCTTTAA
- a CDS encoding GNAT family N-acetyltransferase, whose amino-acid sequence MFKCRPEKDADRKAIFEINRLAFGQETESCLVDMLRESENYVNGLSLVAEKDGEVVGHILFTKISLEPPNGDFVGLALAPMAVRPDLQRQGIGSSLIIEGLKACKSRGYKTIIVIGHPNYYPRFGFSSAREKGLESPFPEPDEAFMVLELVPGCLDGVEGIITFAPEFTEVE is encoded by the coding sequence ATGTTTAAATGTCGTCCAGAAAAAGATGCTGATCGAAAAGCTATTTTTGAGATTAACCGACTTGCATTTGGACAGGAAACTGAATCTTGTTTGGTTGATATGCTTAGGGAGTCTGAAAATTATGTTAATGGACTTTCATTAGTAGCAGAAAAAGATGGGGAAGTTGTTGGGCATATATTATTTACTAAAATATCTCTGGAGCCTCCCAATGGTGACTTCGTTGGTCTTGCACTTGCACCGATGGCGGTAAGGCCAGATTTACAACGACAGGGGATAGGGTCTAGCCTAATTATCGAGGGACTTAAAGCATGCAAATCAAGGGGATACAAAACAATAATTGTTATTGGACATCCGAATTATTATCCTCGTTTTGGTTTTTCTTCCGCCAGGGAAAAAGGCCTGGAATCACCATTCCCTGAACCTGATGAGGCTTTCATGGTACTTGAGCTAGTCCCTGGATGCCTGGATGGTGTTGAAGGGATAATAACATTTGCACCGGAGTTTACTGAGGTTGAATAG
- the rsgA gene encoding ribosome small subunit-dependent GTPase A, which translates to MDNLLKKLGWNAFFGEHFREYVGLYEPARVSTVYKNGFNVYTKDGEVRARISGNLHQNGNLPAVGDWVVVSKDNVGPVTIHAILPRKSKFSRKEAGKVTEEQVIVTNIDTIFIVTSLNRDFNLRRIERYLAIAKESKTEPVVILSKSDLCKDVDEKINEVLEIAPGINVIAISATRNEGIEQLSPYLKDGKTVALLGSSGVGKSTLINALEGYKRQNIGEIREKDRRGRHVTTERELIMLEKGGLIIDNPGMRELQLWDAGEGMLDLFSDIIELETQCKFSDCMHESEPGCAVKRAISDKSLSEKRLESFRKLQGEMRAVERKKNPQLAGKKRWKEIAKMTKEIKNVKKR; encoded by the coding sequence TTGGATAATTTGTTAAAAAAATTAGGATGGAATGCTTTTTTCGGGGAACATTTTAGGGAGTATGTAGGATTATATGAACCAGCAAGGGTCTCAACAGTGTACAAAAATGGTTTTAATGTGTACACTAAAGATGGAGAGGTTCGTGCCAGAATTTCAGGTAACCTACATCAAAATGGAAATCTTCCCGCTGTAGGTGATTGGGTAGTTGTATCTAAAGATAATGTTGGGCCTGTAACTATACATGCCATTCTTCCTCGAAAAAGCAAGTTTTCTCGCAAAGAAGCAGGAAAAGTTACCGAAGAGCAAGTTATTGTCACAAATATTGATACCATTTTTATTGTAACCTCACTTAACCGGGACTTTAACTTAAGAAGGATAGAAAGATACCTTGCCATTGCCAAAGAAAGCAAAACAGAGCCTGTAGTGATCCTGAGTAAATCAGATCTTTGTAAAGATGTAGATGAGAAAATAAATGAGGTTCTGGAGATCGCACCTGGGATAAATGTGATTGCTATTAGTGCAACCCGCAATGAGGGCATAGAACAATTATCACCTTACCTTAAAGATGGTAAAACCGTTGCATTACTGGGATCATCGGGTGTGGGGAAATCTACACTCATCAATGCCCTTGAAGGTTATAAAAGACAGAATATCGGTGAAATACGGGAAAAAGATAGAAGGGGAAGGCATGTTACCACCGAAAGGGAATTGATCATGTTGGAAAAAGGTGGTTTAATTATAGACAACCCGGGCATGAGGGAATTGCAGCTATGGGATGCTGGAGAAGGGATGCTGGATCTTTTCAGTGATATTATCGAACTTGAAACGCAGTGTAAATTTTCAGATTGTATGCATGAAAGTGAACCTGGATGTGCAGTTAAAAGAGCCATAAGTGACAAATCCCTCTCAGAAAAAAGGTTAGAAAGTTTCAGGAAATTACAGGGAGAAATGCGTGCTGTAGAAAGGAAAAAAAACCCTCAACTTGCAGGAAAAAAGAGATGGAAAGAAATTGCGAAAATGACCAAAGAGATTAAAAATGTTAAGAAACGATAA
- a CDS encoding LA2681 family HEPN domain-containing protein translates to MNYVSYLIDMGRDYNDPKLIKKGISRGEDLLDAYKEVYNNKQLCKLNYYIANGYGNLYHLEFTKKRGWQKVLNNDNLQKVKEYSRDAIKYLKDAPIGLQKRIWTNYANCLSTLGRNMDALFAYEEVLKLDPNFSMAIANKAIAMRVFADISGNYRDAIYSETYQMLNSVKYRPDLIANGGIEAKYSVEKEIKYIESVMDKKNLSKKIEHNPYDLSKLSLFERFYIEFCSNKQLFLNFHIHEDICEASIFDPVFIRLWLPKNEESVFLKLAKPINQIKEDYAVARLLLVQSQFNTKDLDNINQRTTFANTKDNSLSNIYIGLLKSAFKEAYNILDKIARFINEYFWLGIPLNKNIYITSEKLWMDTIEKNKWIKNNKKRLKLDIIESNNASLYALYDLSLDLNFETGYYTNLRIMRNKLIHEKLIIHDNNWDDKEDYYNISYEKMLKRTIRLFKIVKSAIIHLINAVYNNEKRKQSFILNNYEFQDGSYINQYLDQIHSIILEYSYYHKI, encoded by the coding sequence TTGAATTATGTAAGTTACCTTATTGATATGGGTCGTGATTATAATGATCCAAAATTGATTAAAAAAGGCATATCTCGCGGAGAAGACTTACTCGATGCTTACAAAGAAGTTTATAACAATAAACAATTATGTAAATTAAATTATTATATTGCAAATGGCTATGGAAACCTGTATCATTTAGAATTTACAAAAAAAAGAGGTTGGCAGAAAGTACTCAACAATGACAACTTACAAAAAGTTAAAGAATACTCTAGAGATGCTATTAAATACTTAAAAGATGCTCCGATAGGTTTACAGAAACGGATATGGACAAATTATGCTAATTGCTTAAGCACTCTAGGTAGAAATATGGATGCATTATTTGCTTACGAAGAAGTCTTAAAATTAGACCCAAATTTTTCAATGGCAATTGCAAATAAAGCAATAGCTATGAGGGTATTTGCAGATATATCTGGTAATTATAGGGATGCAATTTATAGTGAAACATACCAAATGCTTAATTCAGTCAAATATCGACCTGATTTAATAGCAAATGGTGGAATAGAGGCTAAATATAGTGTTGAAAAAGAAATTAAATATATTGAATCAGTCATGGATAAAAAAAACCTTTCCAAAAAAATCGAACATAACCCCTACGATTTAAGTAAATTAAGCCTATTTGAAAGATTTTATATTGAATTCTGCAGTAATAAACAACTTTTTTTAAACTTCCATATTCATGAGGATATTTGTGAAGCATCCATATTTGATCCAGTATTCATACGATTATGGTTACCCAAAAACGAAGAAAGCGTTTTTTTAAAATTAGCTAAACCCATTAACCAAATCAAAGAAGATTATGCTGTCGCTAGATTATTATTAGTTCAATCACAATTCAATACAAAAGATTTGGATAATATTAATCAAAGGACAACCTTTGCTAATACCAAAGACAATAGCTTATCTAATATTTATATCGGATTATTAAAAAGCGCTTTTAAAGAAGCATATAATATTTTAGATAAAATAGCGAGATTTATAAACGAATATTTTTGGTTAGGCATACCACTTAATAAAAATATTTACATAACTTCAGAAAAACTTTGGATGGACACTATTGAAAAGAACAAATGGATTAAAAATAATAAAAAGAGATTAAAATTAGACATTATTGAATCTAACAATGCTAGTTTATATGCACTTTATGATTTAAGTTTAGATTTAAACTTTGAAACAGGTTATTATACCAATTTGCGTATAATGCGTAACAAATTAATTCACGAAAAATTAATAATCCATGATAATAATTGGGACGACAAAGAAGACTATTATAATATAAGCTATGAAAAAATGTTAAAAAGAACAATACGACTTTTTAAAATTGTTAAAAGCGCCATAATCCACCTCATAAACGCAGTTTATAATAATGAAAAAAGAAAACAATCGTTTATTTTGAACAATTATGAATTTCAAGATGGATCCTACATAAATCAGTATCTCGATCAAATACATTCCATAATACTCGAATACTCATATTATCATAAGATTTAA